The nucleotide sequence GCCGTCCGGTAAAGAATTCTTCCACGTCAATAATTGGGGGTCTGGAGAGGGAAATAACATCCCCCGTTCCATAGATTTTACCCGATATTCTATGCTGTGGATTCACTATCATTTTATTGGCACTTCGTTGAAAAATCGTAAGCTCATTTATAATAAGTGCACTTCCTTCAAACCGTGGAAGTTCATCGGTAAAACTGAGCGTTGCACTTTCGGTGGACCCCGATATATAGAATATACTCTGCCCGTTTGCAGAAACATTCAGATGCTCGGTATTTATTATTAATCTGAAATCACCGCTTTTCTGCACTTCTTCAATATTACCGGTAGTGTTGCTAATTAAACGCAATACATCGAAATTAAGTACACCCTCTCCCACTACATCATATGAGGAACTGTTTCTAATTTCCGTTAGCGTGGGTGTTGTCACTGT is from Constantimarinum furrinae and encodes:
- a CDS encoding head GIN domain-containing protein is translated as MKIKYILLVLLSVSCSADRLDTCFRSAGNTIQIFEEISDFSRIQIEGEVSLTVKQGPVHEVLITTGENLMEEISVTKEGDLLIIRDANYCNIAREYGVTHATVTTPTLTEIRNSSSYDVVGEGVLNFDVLRLISNTTGNIEEVQKSGDFRLIINTEHLNVSANGQSIFYISGSTESATLSFTDELPRFEGSALIINELTIFQRSANKMIVNPQHRISGKIYGTGDVISLSRPPIIDVEEFFTGRLIFQD